In the genome of Gloeotrichia echinulata CP02, one region contains:
- a CDS encoding type A2 lanthipeptide, protein MSTPNENENPKQASEYIEINENGELVVKDPKMADLLQELSPEELERIAGGGNGNCHCNKQ, encoded by the coding sequence ATGTCTACCCCAAACGAAAACGAAAATCCTAAACAGGCTAGTGAGTATATCGAGATTAATGAAAATGGGGAATTAGTGGTTAAAGATCCTAAAATGGCAGACTTACTCCAAGAATTAAGCCCTGAAGAGCTTGAACGGATTGCTGGCGGTGGTAATGGTAATTGTCATTGTAATAAGCAATAG